The following coding sequences lie in one Aspergillus puulaauensis MK2 DNA, chromosome 3, nearly complete sequence genomic window:
- a CDS encoding endonuclease/exonuclease/phosphatase family protein (COG:S;~EggNog:ENOG410PHNS;~InterPro:IPR036691;~SECRETED:SignalP(1-18)), with the protein MRSFAALTTLSWVLPAVAVTISEINGNTYTSPFKGESVSGVEGLVTAIGEEGFFLRSSTPDSDDATSESIYVYGSSAVSKVTVGDVITLSGKVSEYRSQAAYLYLTEITSPSSIVVKSSGNEVDPIVIGKDRTPPTEVYSGLDGADGDVYALPNNDSQISAKNPVLEPELYAMDFWESLSGELVSLTGLTIITKPNQYGDVFVRGDWTVSGLNEHGGLTMSANDSNPEAIKIGTPLDGTNNTDSSKVGDTVEDVTGVVQWKFGQYMVLPLTALTVTGSNNTVASPSTLTSDGTCKSLSIGAYNVENLTPSSTHISKIANHIANYLNGPAIVCLQEIQDNSGATDDGTITANLTLSKLTTLISAAGGPHYNFTEIAPVNNADGGEPGGNIRVAYLYNPRTVRLHNANPGTSADANEVLVSHGPELKFNPGLIDPGNEAWDASRKPLAAAWETVDGQNKLFTVNVHLSSKGGGSPIQGDARPPVNGGVEQRTAQAEVVASFVSDILAADPSAKILTTGDFNEFSFVSPLETFVQKSGLRELDDIVGIPATERYTYIFDSNHQQLDHMFVSDGLAKNAQLEHVHVNTWLNYDDAASDHDPSVAVFDVCE; encoded by the exons ATGAGATCCTTCGCTGCCCTGACAACCTTATCCTGGGTCCTGCCCGCGGTGGCAGTGACGATCAGCGAGATCAATGGGAATACTTACACCTCCCCATTTAAAGGAGAAAGTGTTTCTGGTGTGGAGGGTCTCGTAACAGCAATAGGAGAGGAGGGGTTCTTTCTCCGGTCGTCCACCCCGGACTCTGACGATGCGACATCTGAGTCGATCTACGTCTACGGAAGCAGTGCGGTTTCTAAGGTCACCGTTGGAGACGTTATTACGCTTAGTGGCAAGGTGTCTGAATATCGCTCCCAGGCCGCCTATCTGTACTTGACGGAAATCACCTCGCCGTCGAGCATTGTCGTCAAGTCAAGCGGAAACGAGGTTGACCCTATCGTGATTGGCAAGGACCGCACTCCCCCGACAGAAGTATACTCTGGTCTCGATGGTGCTGATGGCGATGTCTATGCTCTACCGAACAACGACAGCCAGATTTCTGCGAAGAATCCCGTTCTCGAGCCTGAGCTCTACGCGATGGACTTTTGGGAGAGTCTCAGCGGCGAGCTTGTCTCCCTCACAGGATTGACTATCATcaccaagcccaaccagTACGGCGACGTCTTTGTGCGAGGAGACTGGACTGTCTCGGGCCTGAACGAGCACGGTGGATTGACCATGAGCGCAAACG ATTCCAACCCCGAGGCAATCAAGATTGGAACTCCTCTCGACGGAACCAACAACACCGACTCCTCCAAGGTCGGAGACACCGTCGAGGACGTCACCGGCGTCGTCCAGTGGAAGTTCGGCCAGTACATGGTCCTCCCACTAACAGCCCTGACCGTCACGGGCTCAAACAACACAGTCGCGTCCCCCTCCACCCTCACCAGCGACGGCACCTGCAAGTCCCTAAGCATCGGCGCCTACAACGTCGAAAACCTAACCCCAAGCTCTACCCACATCTCCAAAATCGCCAACCACATAGCCAACTACCTCAACGGGCCAGCAATCGTGTGCCTACAGGAAATCCAAGACAACAGCGGCGCCACCGACGACGGCACCATCACCGCAAACCTCACCTTATCCAAACTCACAACCCTAatctccgccgccggcgGCCCACATTACAATTTCACCGAAATAGCTCCAgtcaacaacgccgacggcggcgagCCAGGCGGTAACATCCGCGTGGCGTACCTATACAACCCGCGCACCGTCCGCCTGCATAACGCGAACCCCGGCACATCCGCCGACGCAAACGAGGTGCTAGTCTCGCATGGACCAGAGCTGAAATTCAACCCTGGTCTTATTGACCCGGGTAACGAGGCTTGGGATGCATCGCGCAAGCCGCTGGCCGCTGCTTGGGAGACGGTTGATGGGCAGAATAAGCTCTTTACTGTTAATGTGCACCTGTCAAGTAAGGGTGGTGGTTCGCCTATACAGGGTGATGCCAGACCACCCGTTaatggtggtgttgagcaGCGCACCGCGCAGGCGGAAGTTGTCGCT TCTTTCGTATCTGATATCCTGGCCGCCGACCCGAGCGCGAAAATTCTAACAACAGGCGACTTCAACGAATTCTCCTTCGTTTCGCCGCTGGAGACCTTCGTTCAGAAGTCTGGGCTTCGCGAGCTGGACGATATCGTTGGGATCCCTGCGACAGAGCGCTACACGTACATCTTTGACTCGAACCACCAGCAGCTGGACCACATGTTTGTGTCAGATGGGTTGGCAAAGAATGCGCAGCTGGAGCATGTCCATGTGAACACTTGGTTGAATTATGACGATGCGGCGTCGGACCATGATCCGTCTGTTGCGGTGTTTGATGTTTGTGAGTGA
- a CDS encoding uncharacterized protein (COG:S;~EggNog:ENOG410PK8C), whose amino-acid sequence MDRGLTFSKRYPPELTRMMDDQEYGESFEVRDRAMYQKMCSGLKPYIDNGAITPRATAELVMQRQLYVLQSFNILVEDILDLGSTSRTTTASKKKPRKGANQAQSASAKPQKLPLSEILVQAQDQKSAAIEYLDSLRTEPAFLAPIVNMWFMSRPELLPDEKGRRLPLYTDKYKSVAFFEVIHSSIVGAVVWEYACRLLQGLVEKPNDKTYGAIVLQELSNICQFEYSRVQKTLKRYVQTCSGSKYFKRSSGGGRNAATRVVMTVKPDSLAQEDPLLQYILTLTEPKTDALKAIPWIQKLDDLRNHPTQVSELMEAESEALADVSITAAFIQSLATSVPLPPPNSKKGQAYLPKIKALINEVEQLSDDIDLSEYVAPIDHLLEPGLAGKALASLDKYIVDKAGASIGLLYDGLAEEAMISVQAQYTESEEALEKEFDAKLSIAQPPTPALIVQQRREKAKTRPAHSSVYSITPTKSNAAEPESKDPTPVHKVKQATFDVFATLFSKAESKGSIPWAAFQSAMTDLKFSKVPRFGSVFTFVPPENFSPPRPFTIHRPHQSRIEGYKLIYFANRLKRIYGWGEETFTVG is encoded by the coding sequence ATGGACCGTGGTCTGACATTTTCGAAAAGATATCCTCCGGAGTTAACCCGCATGATGGACGATCAGGAGTATGGCGAGTCCTTCGAGGTCAGGGATCGCGCGATGTACCAGAAGATGTGTTCTGGTTTGAAACCTTATATCGATAACGGCGCGATTACTCCCAGGGCAACTGCCGAGTTGGTTATGCAACGGCAGCTCTATGTGCTACAGTCGTTCAATATTCTCGTAGAGGATATTCTTGATCTGGGGTCCACGTCTAGGACCACAACTGCGTCGAAGAAAAAGCCACGCAAGGGAGCGAACCAAGCGCAATCCGCTTCCGCAAAGCCGCAGAAGCTGCCCTTATCGGAGATTCTTGTTCAGGCTCAGGACCAGAAGTCTGCTGCTATTGAATACCTCGATTCGCTTCGTACTGAGCCTGCGTTCCTTGCTCCGATTGTCAACATGTGGTTTATGAGTCGCCCTGAACTGTTGCCTGATGAAAAGGGCCGCAGACTGCCTCTCTACACTGACAAGTATAAGAGTGTTGCTTTTTTCGAAGTCATACACTCTTCGATTGTTGGTGCCGTGGTCTGGGAGTATGCATGCCGTTTACTGCAAGGCTTGGTAGAGAAGCCTAACGACAAGACGTACGGCGCAATTGTCCTTCAGGAACTGTCGAACATATGCCAATTTGAATATAGCAGAGTGCAGAAAACTCTCAAGCGGTATGTCCAGACATGCTCGGGGTCGAAATACTTCAAACGATCCTCCGGTGGCGGCCGCAACGCAGCAACCCGTGTAGTGATGACCGTCAAGCCGGACTCCCTGGCCCAGGAGGATCCGCTGCTACAATACATCCTGACCCTCACGGAACCCAAGACGGACGCGCTGAAAGCGATTCCGTGGATACAGAAGTTGGATGATCTTCGCAATCACCCAACCCAGGTGAGCGAGCTCATGGAGGCAGAATCCGAGGCCCTCGCAGACGTTTCCATTACTGCGGCTTTTATTCAGTCTCTGGCAACATCTGTTCCCTTGCCGCCGCCAAACAGCAAAAAGGGACAGGCCTATCTGCCGAAGATCAAGGCACTGATCAACGAGGTTGAACAGCTCTCCGATGATATTGATCTGAGCGAGTATGTTGCTCCGATTGATCATCTTCTGGAACCGGGCCTCGCCGGGAAAGCTCTGGCCTCATTGGACAAATACATAGTCGACAAAGCAGGCGCTAGCATAGGGCTGCTCTATGACGGCCTTGCTGAGGAAGCCATGATATCTGTTCAAGCTCAGTACACAGAGTCGGAAGAAGCACTTGAAAAGGAGTTTGACGCCAAGTTGTCAATCGCGCAGCCACCAACCCCCGCACTTATTGTCCAGCAACGCCgcgaaaaagcaaagaccCGTCCTGCGCACTCTTCGGTATATAGTATCACTCCTACCAAGTCCAACGCTGCGGAGCCGGAAAGCAAAGACCCGACACCCGTACACAAGGTCAAGCAGGCCACATTTGACGTCTTCGCGACGCTGTTTTCGAAGGCAGAATCGAAAGGCTCCATCCCCTGGGCGGCATTTCAGTCGGCCATGACCGACTTGAAGTTCTCCAAGGTTCCTCGATTCGGTTCTGTGTTCACTTTCGTCCCGCCCGAAAACTTTTCACCACCCAGGCCGTTTACCATTCATCGTCCTCACCAGTCGCGCATCGAGGGGTATAAGTTGATATATTTTGCTAACCGGCTGAAGAGGATATATGGATGGGGAGAGGAAACATTTACCGTTGGCTAA
- a CDS encoding uncharacterized protein (COG:L;~EggNog:ENOG410PQ68;~InterPro:IPR036397,IPR013520,IPR012337;~go_function: GO:0003676 - nucleic acid binding [Evidence IEA]) — MYGPKPQFPTSSPTPTSPKRGHRFDEAAAARHQRSQSSGSRSAGQTTSLTSKAVTNTTTLRLISEKKAQLADAKAQASAANRMYQFAHEAFSLGRPVIYEDSDEVTDSDYEENRQRQEAEEREKEAEKQAKIADAVSRDRYAALQAVTASLGHPNAAQDGNWSIMSEGEKEVLFQRLENECHDHDTLTDVGYETGMVRAPRADPKDRKRRAVAIDCEFVGVMGDISVLAQVCAVDALTGEVLLDFLVEPGHRRVNYRTRYSGLTNHTFHRYREMGLVLPDVAAAQEALFEFMDRDTILVGFAMDNDLEVLGISHWRVFDAQVAAREAEFRASGVRPNRWSLQSLCRQFLGRSVQQSSRGHDCLEDVFAARELMLWWVKEENEDRVEEWVQRQVDRDNDGTAFDIQNWL, encoded by the coding sequence ATGTACGGACCAAAGCCCCAATTCCCTACCTCTTCCCCCACCCCCACAAGCCCAAAGCGCGGCCACCGCTTCGACGAAGCCGCGGCTGCAAGACACCAACGTTCCCAGTCCAGCGGGAGCCGCAGCGCAGGGCAGACTACCTCTCTAACGTCTAAAGCAGTAACAAACACCACTACACTACGTCTAATTTCCGAAAAGAAGGCACAACTCGCAGACGCGAAGGCCCAGGCATCCGCCGCAAACAGAATGTACCAATTTGCGCACGAGGCCTTCAGCCTCGGTAGGCCGGTCATCTACGAGGACTCAGACGAGGTCACGGACTCCGACTACGAGGAAAACCGGCAAAGGCAAGAGGCggaagagagggagaaggaagccgAGAAACAGGCGAAGATTGCAGATGCCGTATCCCGAGATCGGTACGCTGCCCTGCAGGCCGTGACTGCGTCGTTGGGACACCCGAACGCGGCTCAGGATGGGAACTGGAGTATCATGAGTGAAGGTGAGAAGGAGGTGCTTTTCCAGCGGCTGGAGAATGAATGTCATGACCATGATACTCTTACGGATGTAGGGTATGAGACGGGCATGGTTCGTGCGCCGCGTGCAGACCCTAAGGACAGAAAGAGGAGGGCCGTGGCGATAGACTGCGAGTTTGTCGGGGTCATGGGTGACATCAGCGTGCTGGCGCAGGTCTGCGCAGTGGATGCCTTGACCGGGGAAGTCCTGCTTGATTTTCTTGTTGAGCCGGGCCATCGTAGGGTCAACTACCGTACGCGGTACAGTGGACTCACCAACCATACGTTCCACCGATATCGCGAGATGGGGCTTGTTCTTCCAGATGTGGCCGCGGCGCAGGAGGCGCTGTTTGAATTTATGGATAGAGACACGATTCTGGTCGGGTTCGCGATGGACAACGACTTGGAGGTGTTGGGGATCTCGCACTGGCGTGTTTTTGATGCGCAGGTTGCAGCCCGGGAGGCGGAGTTCAGGGCCTCTGGGGTACGTCCTAACCGGTGGTCACTGCAAAGCTTGTGCAGACAGTTTCTTGGACGGTCTGTTCAGCAGAGCTCTCGGGGTCATGACTGCCTGGAGGATGTGTTTGCCGCCAGGGAGCTGATGCTTTGGtgggtgaaggaggaaaaTGAGGACCGGGTTGAGGAATGGGTGCAGCGGCAGGTCGATAGAGACAATGATGGCACTGCCTTTGACATACAGAATTGGCTTTAA
- a CDS encoding uncharacterized protein (BUSCO:EOG09260WYQ;~COG:J;~EggNog:ENOG410PG6P;~InterPro:IPR020056,IPR000924,IPR020059,IPR020058, IPR001412,IPR014729,IPR004514,IPR011035;~PFAM:PF00749,PF03950;~go_component: GO:0005737 - cytoplasm [Evidence IEA];~go_function: GO:0000166 - nucleotide binding [Evidence IEA];~go_function: GO:0004812 - aminoacyl-tRNA ligase activity [Evidence IEA];~go_function: GO:0004819 - glutamine-tRNA ligase activity [Evidence IEA];~go_function: GO:0005524 - ATP binding [Evidence IEA];~go_process: GO:0006412 - translation [Evidence IEA];~go_process: GO:0006418 - tRNA aminoacylation for protein translation [Evidence IEA];~go_process: GO:0006425 - glutaminyl-tRNA aminoacylation [Evidence IEA];~go_process: GO:0043039 - tRNA aminoacylation [Evidence IEA]): protein MAYALAESTAKLLLDEETGEMVSKNELKKRTQKRTKKAAQAAAQAAAKANPKPATPKPQTAAAKPAEEKDTPLDPDAMFKQGFLANVFRERPMKPVVTRFPPEPNGYLHLGHCKAIAVNFGFARHHGGETILRFDDTNPEAEEEKYFTAIEEIIQWLGFKPARKTHSSDHFQKLYDHAEKLIQLEKAYVCHCSDTEIKLQRGGENHGTRYRCKDAEQDVETNLKKFRDMKDGKYEPQTAFLRMRQDIDNPNPQMWDLAAYRVLKKEHHKAPGWVIFPTYDFAHCLCDSFEGITHSLCTTEFVLSRESYEWLNSSLGVYEPMQREYGRLNVSGTIMSKRGLKKLVDAGYVRAWDDPRLYTVIALRRRGVPPEAILSFVNELGVTTSNSVISILRFEQSIRTYLEPRVPRLMLVLDPIPVVIEDFDTLSPEQLDLDIPFSPKDPAMGSHKVRFAKTVYIDRSDFREEDAKGYFRLAPGKSVGLWKAPYPIKATTFTKDADGKVTEIRAVFDKDGGKPKTYIHWVPEGSRKVEVRIHDPLFKSDEPASAEGGFLADINPNSETIYPDALIESGFDEVRQRAPWPEAAGEHSGGSLRAETVRFQGMRVAYFAMDSDSTDSHVVLNRIVSLKQDTGKA from the exons ATGGCGTACGCCCTGGCCGAAAGCACCGCCAAGCTCCTCCTAGACGAGGAAACCGGCGAGATGGTGTCGAAGAACgagctgaagaagcgcaCCCAGAAGCGCACGAAGAAGGCCGCACAGGCCGCTGCGCAGGCCGCTGCAAAGGCAAATCCGAAGCCCGCTACACCAAAGCCCCAGACGGCCGCTGCGAAGCCcgcggaggagaaggacaCCCCGCTAGACCCGGATGCCATGTTTAAGCAGGGTTTCCTGGCGAATGTCTTCCGTGAGCGTCCTATGAAGCCGGTTGTTACGCGTTTTCCGCCGGAGCCGAATGGGTATCTACACTTGGGACATTGTAAGGCGATTGCGGTGAACTTTGGGTTTGCGCGGCATCATGGGGGTGAAACG ATCCTTAGGTTTGACGATACGAACCcggaggcagaggaggagaagtACTTTACGGCCATTGAGGAGATTATTCAGTGGTTGG GATTCAAACCCGCTAGAAAAACCCACTCGAGCGACCACTTCCAGAAGCTCTACGACCACGCCGAGAAGCTCATCCAGCTCGAGAAGGCTTACGTCTGCCACTGCAGTGATACGGAAATCAAATTGCAGAGAGGTGGAGAAAACCACGGTACGAGATATCGGTGCAAGGACGCAGAGCAGGATGTCGAGACCAACCTGAAGAAGTTCCGGGATATGAAGGATGGGAAATACGAGCCCCAAACGGCGTTCTTGAGGATGCGCCAGGATATCGATAACCCCAATCCTCAGATGTGG GATCTTGCCGCCTACCGAGTCTTGAAGAAGGAGCACCACAAGGCCCCAGGCTGGGTTATATTCCCCACTTATGATTTTGCT CACTGTCTTTGCGATAGCTTCGAAGGCATCACCCACAGTCTGTGCACAACCGAGTTCGTGTTGTCACGGGAGAGCTACGAATGGCTCAACTCAAGTCTCGGTGTCTACGAGCCGATGCAGCGAGAATATG GCCGATTGAACGTTAGCGGAACTATCATGAGCAAGCGAGGATTGAAAAAGCTGGTCGACGCCGGCTACGTCAGAGCTTGGGATGACCCTCGTCTCTACACCGTGATTGCTCTTCGCCGCCGTGGTGTCCCCCCAGAGGCCATTCTGTCGTTCGTCAACGAGCTCGGAGTGACCACTTCCAACAGCGTCATCAGCATCCTCCGGTTCGAACAGAGCATCCGTACTTACTTAGAACCACGAGTACCGCGTCTCATGCTTGTCCTTGACCCCATACCCGTTGTTATCGAAGACTTCGACACCCTCTCCCCAGAACAGCTCGACCTTGACATTCCATTCTCGCCCAAGGATCCCGCAATGGGCTCGCACAAGGTCCGCTTCGCCAAGACCGTCTACATCGACCGTTCTGATTTccgcgaggaggatgccAAGGGATACTTCCGCCTGGCACCCGGCAAGAGCGTCGGTCTCTGGAAGGCCCCATACCCAATCAAGGCGACGACCTTCACGAAGGACGCCGACGGAAAGGTCACAGAAATTCGGGCCGTCTTTGACAAGGACGGTGGAAAGCCAAAGACGTATATCCACTGGGTACCCGAGGGATCGCGCAAGGTGGAAGTCCGCATCCACGACCCTCTGTTCAAGTCAGACGAGCCCGCCTCCGCCGAGGGTGGGTTCCTTGCGGACATCAACCCGAACAGCGAAACCATCTACCCAGACGCATTGATCGAGTCAGGCTTCGACGAGGTACGCCAGAGGGCACCCTGGCcggaggctgctggtgaaCACAGTGGCGGATCACTGCGGGCAGAGACCGTTCGGTTCCAGGGAATGAGAGTTGCCTATTTCGCGATGGACTCGGATTCTACCGACAGCCACGTCGTTCTGAACCGGATTGTGTCTCTGAAACAGGACACTGGCAAAGCGTAG
- a CDS encoding uncharacterized protein (SECRETED:SignalP(1-20)) encodes MKSFIPIVLAVLGFAAQGYAVSCQAQGGSCHDGDRDCPAGTKSVFWDTGCAESHWWWTEDDKCCV; translated from the exons ATGAAGTCGTTCATTCCCATCGTCCTCGCTGTGCTCGG CTTTGCCGCCCAAG GCTACGCCGTCAGCTGCCAGGCCCAGGGCGGATCCTGCCACGACGGTGACCGGGACTGCCCCGCCGGCACCAAGTCCGTGTTTTGGGATACCGGATGCGCAGAGTCGCATTGGTGGTGGACCGAAGATGATAAGTGCTGTGTTTAG
- a CDS encoding alpha/beta hydrolase (COG:S;~EggNog:ENOG410PITQ;~InterPro:IPR000073,IPR029058;~MEROPS:MER0017243;~PFAM:PF12697) yields MVICYFQGNGGSTPLRLPLLSQVMKAIQEKSGSVGEDAEFILVALSYRGYWKSSGRATQSGIERDAQAFLSWVSETYVQPDRDVSVVLWGHSLGAAVASSAVVKSLARTAGNKQPPIAGLILEAPISSIKDMLISLYPQKWLPYRYLWPFSWNTWDVSSTLGHMARYKTATPSKGMSVPPILLMSAESDEVIPLWVADQLEEKAKASGLDIERKSVKGAMHIEGPLKLDGRTALVDFIMNSSGNR; encoded by the coding sequence atggtcATTTGCTATTTCCAAGGAAACGGGGGCTCGACGCCTCTGCGGCTGCCGCTGCTTTCTCAGGTTATGAAGGCGATTCAGGAGAAGTCTGGCTCggttggcgaggatgcagagtTTATTCTTGTTGCGCTGTCGTATCGTGGGTACTGGAAGTCGTCGGGGCGGGCGACGCAGTCTGGGATTGAACGGGATGCCCAGGCTTTTCTAAGTTGGGTTTCGGAAACCTATGTACAGCCGGACAGAGATGTTAGTGTTGTTCTTTGGGGGCATTCTTTGGGAGCGGCTGTTGCGAGCTCAGCGGTTGTCAAGAGTCTTGCCCGTACAGCTGGGAACAAGCAGCCACCGATTGCAGGTTTAATTCTTGAGGCGCCAATCTCGAGCATCAAAGACATGCTGATCAGTCTTTATCCGCAGAAATGGCTACCCTACCGCTATCTGTGGCCATTTTCTTGGAATACTTGGGACGTCTCGTCGACCTTGGGGCACATGGCTCGTTACAAAACGGCAACCCCTTCAAAAGGGATGTCGGTTCCTCCGATACTCTTAATGTCTGCTGAAAGTGATGAGGTAATTCCATTGTGGGTAGCAGAtcagttggaggagaaagcaAAAGCATCAGGGTTGGATATTGAAAGAAAGAGCGTCAAAGGAGCAATGCATATCGAGGGCCCACTGAAATTAGACGGACGAACAGCCCTGGTGGATTTCATCATGAATTCTTCTGGAAATAGATAA
- a CDS encoding uncharacterized protein (COG:S;~EggNog:ENOG410PWTR;~InterPro:IPR005645,IPR029058;~PFAM:PF03959) — translation MPPPNTTTLPRIACFHGGGSNSTIFEIQCSFLSNLLSSSFIFEFFDGPFPRSAGPGVLPAFEECAPFKSWFEPLSRPGAPNATNPDKNDGSGYDATGRDGVERVLGLMEARGREKGFGDECWVGVMGFSQGTRVAGGILLDQQRRERLKRENGALARRAVGEGIRVAFGVLCNGGGVPMDSEVGFKLDTPDTVIRIPTLHVHGYKDEFLQYSRDQLATFYDRDTAELYEINYHHAMPWVKAESEELARRVKELYNRTRA, via the exons atgCCCCCACcaaacaccaccaccctcccCCGCATAGCCTGCTTCCACGGCGGGGGCTCCAACTCAACAATCTTCGAAATCCAatgctccttcctctcaaacctgctctcctcctcatTCATATTCGAATTCTTCGACGGTCCATTCCCCCGCTCCGCAGGCCCAGGCGTCCTCCCGGCCTTCGAAGAATGCGCGCCCTTCAAATCGTGGTTCGAGCCGCTGAGTCGGCCGGGGGCTCCTAATGCGACGAACCCGGATAAGAATGATGGGAGTGGGTATGATGCCACCGGACGGGATGGGGTTGAGCGTGTTCTTGGGCTTATGGAGGCGAGGGGGCGGGAGAAGGGGTTTGGGGATGAGTGTTGGGTGGGTGTGATGGGGTTTTCGCAGGGGACGAGAGTTGCGGGTGGGATTTTGTTGGATCAGCAGCGGAGggagaggttgaagagggAAAATGGGgcgttggcgaggagggctGTCGGGGAGGGGATTCGGGTTGCTTTTGGTGTGTTGTGTAATGGTGGTGGGGTGCCGATGGATAGTGAGGTTGGGTTTA AATTGGATACCCCCGATACGGTCATCCGGATACCGACGCTGCATGTGCACGGGTATAAGGACGAGTTTCTGCAGTATAGTCGGGACCAGCTGGCGACGTTCTACGACCGGGATACCGCGGAGCTCTACGAGATTAACTACCACCACGCGATGCCGTGGGTCAAGGCCGAGTCGGAAGAGTTGGCGCGGCGGGTTAAGGAGTTATATAACAGGACGAGGGCCTAG